Proteins encoded in a region of the Salvelinus fontinalis isolate EN_2023a chromosome 17, ASM2944872v1, whole genome shotgun sequence genome:
- the LOC129814470 gene encoding zinc finger protein 135-like, giving the protein MLFYRLFLLHFVLTILKAFPLVMANSVAFHTQLASIMEVLANAAVAEICELVDNGYAVLHVEISRGQKENEALRRKLRLMEMKVSSASALREGMGNSILLHSRSRAHLGMESRKTSNSEVRCRRAIDSQLVTSMFRHRESSGDTGQTTTQRKPAGLEERNPKSPTIKEEMWDESWENHDQWERLSTGALNHSADGGERQSNVDTEAAQPISKQENASSCLWVSGETDNSLLPGSNNPSVNKRSLNPGLENGDGILNSVGLDCMMFEPHRQLGTLSSQGPGADLPECSYSHVDVVPTQSDSENGFSYEINKVIPSITEHKKPVAYQDGRQRAPLPSEPHRTVGKGMETGSNALVMTDGLVSHDSHNNDGSNNGDVSAGKLLICSFCGKTLACLKNLKTHLRVHTGEKPFSCAQCGKRFSDSSNLKRHQSVHTGERRYGCSHCGKRFAQSGSLKVHMSVHTGCKQFRCLHCGKTFISANHLNRHISVHDG; this is encoded by the exons ATGCTTTTCTACAGACTATTTCTTCTACACTTCGTATTAACAATCCTGAAAGCATTTCCTTTAGTAATGGCAAATTCCGTTGCTTTTCACACTCAGCTAGCCTCCATCATGGAGGTTTTGGCTAATGCGGCGGTGGCTGAAATCTGCGAGCTTGTTGACAATGGCTATGCCGTCCTGCATGTGGAGATATCTCGAGGCCAGAAGGAGAATGAAGCTTTGAGGAGAAAACTACGGCTGATGGAGATGAAAGTGTCTAGTGCGAGTGCTCTGAGAGAGGGAATGGGGAACTCCATCCTTCTGCACAGTCGCTCTCGAGCTCACCTTGGCATGGAATCGAGAAAGACATCAAACA GCGAGGTACGATGTCGGAGAGCAATTGATTCCCAGTTGGTTACCAGCATGTTTAGGCACAGAGAGTCCTCAGGTGACACTGGACAAACGACAACACAGAGAAAG CCTGCAGGGTTGGAAGAGAGAAACCCCAAATCACCTACCATCAAAGAGGAGATGTGGGATGAATCCTGGGAGAATCATGACCAATGGGAGAGACTGAGTACCG GAGCTTTAAATCACAGTGCTGATGGAGGAGAAAGGCAATCCAACGTCGACACAGAGGCTGCTCAACCAATCAGCAAACAGGAGAACGCCAGCTCTTGTTTATGGGTGAGTGGTGAAACGGACAACAGCCTCCTGCCAGGATCAAATAACCCGAGTGTGAACAAAAGATCTCTAAACCCAGGACTGGAAAATGGTGATGGAATACTTAACAGTGTGGGCCTTGATTGTATGATGTTTGAGCCCCACAGACAACTTGGGACCCTTAGCTCACAGGGTCCTGGGGCTGATCTTCCCGAGTGCTCTTACTCTCATGTGGATGTTGTACCTACTCAATCGGATTCAGAGAATGGATTTTCCTATGAAATTAACAAAGTGATACCCTCCATAACTGAGCACAAAAAACCTGTAGCTTACCAGGACGGTAGACAGAGGGCGCCGTTGCCCTCAGAGCCTCACAGGACTGTAGGGAAAGGCATGGAAACGGGATCCAATGCTTTGGTAATGACGGATGGTTTGGTCTCCCATGACAGTCATAACAATGATGGGAGTAACAATGGCGACGTCTCAGCAGGTAAGCTGTTAATTTGTAGTTTCTGCGGTAAGACTTTGGCTTGTCTGAAGAATCTCAAGACACACCTGAGGGTTCATACCGGGGAGAAGCCGTTCAGCTGCGCACAGTGCGGGAAGCGCTTCTCTGACTCCAGCAACCTCAAGCGACACCAGAGCGTTCACACGGGGGAGAGACGCTACGGCTGCAGCCACTGCGGCAAGCGCTTCGCACAGTCGGGCTCACTCAAAGTCCACATGAGCGTACACACGGGATGTAAGCAGTTCAGATGCCTGCACTGTGGGAAGACTTTCATATCGGCCAATCACCTCAACAGACACATCAGTGTTCACGATGGATAA